A genomic window from Pirellulales bacterium includes:
- a CDS encoding sigma-70 family RNA polymerase sigma factor, which yields MPNEASAPAVAASSDVASAGLSRGSPSNPAPRQAGAPFELLAQRLAIARSGSVAALGEIFESCRNYLLLVANHKLGNDLQAKIGASDVVQETFVQAQKIFHRFEGNENEQLLAWLTQILEHKLAHARRQYTGTQKRNVGREVSLEGEVGAVPSKAGEHIRRQATPSSIATGKEEQRRLQSALERLPDDMRRAVELRSLERRSFAYVGEQLERSAEAARKLWVRAIYRLRQLLDDDSNSNSPVHG from the coding sequence TTGCCTAACGAGGCTTCGGCGCCGGCCGTAGCGGCGTCTTCGGACGTCGCGTCGGCTGGTCTGTCGCGTGGCTCCCCTTCGAATCCGGCCCCCCGTCAGGCCGGCGCCCCCTTCGAGTTGCTCGCCCAACGGCTGGCCATTGCGCGGTCCGGATCGGTGGCCGCGCTCGGCGAGATCTTCGAAAGCTGCCGCAACTATCTGCTCCTGGTGGCCAACCATAAGCTGGGCAACGACCTGCAAGCCAAGATCGGCGCCTCGGATGTCGTCCAGGAAACGTTCGTCCAGGCACAAAAGATCTTCCACCGCTTCGAGGGGAACGAGAACGAACAACTGCTCGCCTGGCTGACCCAGATCCTCGAGCACAAGCTGGCTCATGCGCGCCGGCAGTACACCGGCACCCAGAAGCGCAATGTGGGTCGCGAGGTATCGCTCGAAGGGGAAGTCGGCGCCGTGCCATCGAAGGCGGGCGAGCACATCCGCCGCCAAGCGACACCGAGCAGCATTGCCACCGGCAAAGAGGAGCAGCGGCGGTTGCAATCGGCACTAGAGCGGCTACCCGACGATATGCGTCGTGCCGTCGAGCTGCGCAGCCTGGAGCGTCGTTCGTTTGCCTATGTCGGCGAACAATTAGAGCGCTCCGCCGAGGCGGCGCGTAAACTATGGGTGCGGGCAATCTATCGGCTGCGGCAATTGCTGGACGACGATTCCAATTCGAACTCACCCGTTCATGGCTGA